Within Sorghum bicolor cultivar BTx623 chromosome 2, Sorghum_bicolor_NCBIv3, whole genome shotgun sequence, the genomic segment AGAGCACAACTTGATGTTGTACAGGGGAACGTTTGAAATGAAAACATATCTGATAAAGATGACCATTTATACTTCTACACGGCAAAAGCGTCTGCAGATCAGTACTGCTCTGCCTAACATGACAAAAGATTAGGAAATGGTTGTTTTTTGAGGAAAAATTAGGAAATGGTTGTTGATCGTGCAATACGGTATGTTCACCTAGCTAAACAATCCGAAGAGACTACCAGAAAATCAAATTCCAAGATAAAACATGGCTTCACATTGTTTAGTTAGCTTGCAGGCACACCCATATTTCACCATCCACCTTCAGGTTAGGTCCAAGATCTTTTTGTAGGTGTACTTCAGAATAGCATCCTCCAATTTGATTTCACTTGCGCCACACCGTGCTGCCGCTATGCACTCAGTCGACGTCGGTGCTATCCACTCTTACCAAGCGAAGGCGATGAAAGATCCCTGAGAGCCTCATTTCAACGTAGTGATAACATACAGTCAGCAGCATACACCTTGAACAGCTTGCACAAAGCCACAAACGTCCTGCGATTCAGTTCGTAACAGATGGTCTGTTGATGACATTGATCGCACAAGAACATCCTGTATCATGGTCATATAGACTCAGTCCATGTTTTTTCCATTGGGTCCAAAGTCGACGGTTTCAGATCAAGCACAATTGGGCCTTGCTTCCCCACTGCATGCCTATCCAGATATGAATACTGAGGCAAGAAAATTCATTCAAGTATGGAGAAACATGAAACAAAAATGACAAACGATTACACAGTATAATCTCTTATTGGTAGAAAAATTCATACAGAAGGGAATGATATTAGCCACCTAGAAATCCACTTCTAAACCACTCGCCACCTGAAACATGGCGACTGCTCGGCCGCGACACGCGGCGTTCTCTTTCTGCACAAGGTCGGCCATGTTCGGCGTTCGCGGTCTGACCGATGCTGCCTGCGTTTCCACCCTCGGGTGACTGACGGCCCAACTTTGGCGCCCAAAAACTCGTGAAAACGTGCTGCAACAGACCAAGATTTCTTACTAAACATCGTATAGCTACACGAGATCTCCAAGTTTTCTTAAACAAGTTTTGTAAAAAACGAACTGGATTGCAAGGTACAAACTCCAAATTCTGATACACGAAACTGAGACAGAGTTTCAGTTACAACAGTAAGGTTCAGTGAAAACAGTGAACTTGTTGTTTTGGATTGTGAATTTGAAACTCAAACAGCATTCAATCAAAGTTGGGGTTTATTTCCATGTTAACAACTTTCAgagtactacaacttttattaaggGTTTGAGAGCAGTTGCTACACAAATTTCCAAACCAGTCATTCAAACATATCATCAGCTTCCTACCGGCAGTCAAAGGCCGGGCTTGTAGTCTACGCCCGTGCCCGGAAGCCAGTCATTGCCGTTGATGAACTTCtcgacggtgaagttgatggcctcGGCGGCGTCCTGAATCGTGTGGAAACCGGACCACTTGACCCGGCCACCCACCGCGGCACCTGGCCCGTCGTTGTCGTACTCGGCGTAGTAGATCGTGTCAGGAGGGGCGGCGTGCTCCCATGGCAGCCACCCCTTGGCGTGCCGCACGTTGGAAATCGTCGACTTCATGAAGATGACGCGGGAGTACGCCTTCCACGGACGGCCCAGGTACGTTTCCACGCCGCTTGCCTTGGCGAGATCGTCGTCGGCCGCCACCGTGCACGACTGGAAGCAGAAGCCCCCATTGCTGTCGGGCTTGTCTCGCCCCTCCGCAGTGAGGGTGTTCTGCTGTCCCTGAATCGGCAGGCGCGCGAGGATGTCGCAGTTCTGAAACACGGCCGCCGCGTCGCCGAAAATGAAGTCCACCGTGCCAGAGATTTTGCACTCGCGGTAGAACTGCCTCCCGAGCTCGGCGTAGAGCGTGTCCTGGTAGCCGCGGAGGGCGCAGCGGAACACCACGGACTGATCCGAATTGGACAAGAGCGCCACCGCTTGCCCCAGCTCCTTCCTCGGGCCGGCCGTGTTCTCGACGCGGAGATCACGGGCTATGAAGCCCCTGCCGAGAACAGCTGCGTGCACAAATAGAGAGGAAAATCGCGATTACTCACAACTGCTAGAGCGAAAAACAGACAAATTGGGAAAGCACAACAGAGGAAACTAAAATCGCGATTACTCAGAACTGCCGTCTGCGGCGTGTGGAAGCCATCCGCGCAGCATCGGCTGCCGGAGATCACGGTGGCGTCCATGCCGTCGCCGATCAACGTCACGTTCCACGCGTCCTCTCCCAGGATGACGAACTCCTTGTACAAACCTTTCTTGATGTGAATGACGTGCCTCTTGTTGCTCTTGAGTGGCGCGGCAGCGATGGCAGCGCTCACGGACGAGTAGTCGCCGCTGCCATCCGCGGCCACCACCACGTCGACGGGAACAGTCGCCATTGGAGCTTCTGAAGATGATCTGATGGATGGGGAATTGGGGATTGGTTAGCTGCTTGCTTCTGTTCTTCTGTGGATTGGATGATCTGAGCTTCTGAAGCTGAGCTGATGGGAATTGGGGATTGCTTGGCTGCTTGTTTCTGTTCCTGTGGATTGGATGATCTGCAAGCCGATGGGTATATATATAGGATCGGGCGGTCAAATTGTTCATCAAAACTTCAAAATCACACGGCAACACCGACCATTTCCATTGTTGCTGCCGACCATTTCCATAACTTCATTGTTGCTGACTTGCTGTGCCGACCATTCCCAGTTCCAGCAGGAGGACCGCGGAAGTGAGAAGGTATGTTTTTCCAGGGGTTTAAATGAAGAACACATTAGACAGATGAATAGTAATAAGTAAGAGAAACCGATTAAGTAAACTTCAAGAGCGTATGTGAAAAAACGCGTTTGTGCCATCGGTCTGGGCTGCGTTGGGGCGGACTGTCCCTGAGATGGGCTTGGCTCCGGCCAGTTGCGGCCCTTTCTAACTTGtaaaattaaaaataaattatagaaaaatcatgAAATGCTAAAGCATTTTTTTAACTTCACTTGACTATATCTAAACAGTAAATACATAATATCTCATGCTTTAGTATTTTTTTGCTGTATAAGTGTAAGGATACGCTTTCATGTGTTTGTTTAATAGAGCATGTTTATGTGGTCCAAATAGagggaaatttttatggtgggctatTCATGACATTTTCTAGATATGGTAAAAACTCCATGCTCAGTGAATACAAAATATGAGTGAATTATGATTTAATTGTGTTTATGCTTATTTAATGCAGTTACAAATAGAGATGCGCTGGAGTGTTCTGTTGATAAAAGGTGTTTTATAGCTCGTGCAGTGAAATTGTTCTTCAACACTTCACCGACCCTTTCCACTTTTGGTGTGCCGGCTGCCGACCATTTCcattcctaggccttgtttagttcaccctaaaaatcaatttttttaaaaaattctccgttacattaaatcttgcggcacatgtatggagcattaaatatagataaaaataaaaattaattgcacagtctaCCTATAAAtcataagatgaatcttttaaacttaattagtccataattagacaataattatcaaataaaaatgaaaatgctacaatatccaaaactaaaaagttttgggAACTAACAAGGCCCTCCTCGTTTATATCCGAAacctttttagattttgacacaatagcacttttgtttgtatttggtaattattgtctaatcatggactaactaggctaagAATATTTTattcataaattacagataaactatgcaattagttattttttatctatattttatgctctatgcatgtgccgtaaaattcgatgtgacgaaaaatcttaaaatttttgcaattttttttgggaactaaacaaaatcATGCCAGGAAGTACATAATGCCATTGATCAGTGGCAATCAAAGTGTAAAATAGCGAGCTATTGAAAATAGTGACAACTTTTTTTTCAATAGCTATGTagctatagcggcgctatgaTAGATAGcgtttttgtaaaaaaaaaacatgagaaACACGAGTAATTGATGAAAAAGACATGGTAAATATGAATTTTGatgaataaaaatatattttcataagtctAACATTACAAAATACCAATATGACATTACAACATGGTTTATGAAAGTTCCATTGTCCAAAATACCAAATTAGTTACAAATAATAAATGATAATCTAGTCTAAGATGGAGTTTTCAGAGTCAGACTGAGAAGATTTATCATATCGGCGCTATAGCGCGTAATAGCGGTGAAATTTGTTGTAACAAATGCAACTTAGCGGTGCTATAGCACGTAATAGCGGTGAAAGTTGTGATAGCGGAAAAAAATATACAAATAGCTTAGCGGCAAGTCTGACCAGCACCTATAGCCCCGCTATAGCCCGCTATTCTTTTCTTTTGTGGCAATAGCTGCAGCGCGTTGTCATTCACTTGGCagaaaagtcatggctgaaagtactaTTCGTTGATTTGTTGGCAGTTTTGTTAGCTAATTTGTTAGTAAATTCGTCAGATAACCTCAAGCGAACAAGATAGGGTCCCATAACTTGCATCGCTGCAGCTTCCAAAAAGTAATTATTGTATGATCATATATACAAATTTATGACCTACCTTCGCAGCATGAGTTATTAGATTCGTTAACTGCACAAGCATTTGTATTACCCTTTTCTAGTCCACTACGTGTTTGCCCGTGCGCTGCCACGTGGATAAATTTAAAAGAATCAAGATAAGCACTGGAAAACATGGTGTCACCGATTCTTCGTATCAACAGTTCAATTTAGTGTTTGCTATATAGCATAGAGGTGATTAAGCTTAGATAAGTCATCACATATATTACAAAGAAGTTGATAGCAGTTTAAACATAGGTGAAAGTTATTGAGGTGCAAAATCTTGCAGTTATCTGACTGAAAGTAGTCTACCAAATACATTTAGAGACAATGGAGATACCAAACTGTTCGAAGCATCAGACTCAAGATTTTTCAAATCTAAAATAAGGGTTTTTACTGTAGCGAAGATAGACAATGCTTGAGGCAGAAAACTTCCTCTAGCCTAATTAGCTGCAACACACCTGGCACAGAAAATTCTGCCTACTTTGATGGGCATCACAAGACAAATCAATCCCAATTCTTTTAAAATGCGCGCGcgcacagagagagagagaagagagataTCTACATAGACATGGGATCTCAGTTGTGCAATGATGAATTTTCTTTCCCAATTATATGATGTTATGCACAGAAACTGAAGCTATAATAATAGTTTAATTACATTCAGTACATATATCTGTCAAAATACAAATGAGGACAGTAATTCATTAGTTTCAAATATTACCATCAGATATGGCTTTTTTTCCTTGCATTTTACCATCTTAAATAAGCTCTAAGACCTATATTCATAGTACCACCCTCAAAATGTTTCTACCTCTTCACCCTTTTGAAAGGGAAGGGATATTCAAACCAGAACTGATACCGAGGACAAGGTCGTCAGGTTGCCACTTCATCTGTGTCACGTAGAAGAGGATTTCCAAAAACCTTTGCAAAAATTGAGGGCAGAGCCAGAAGTAAAAGTCCATATGATAGAAGCAAGTATAACCAGTAGAGAGATGAGCATCAGCCTGCTGCCTCTGGTAACCTGAATACTTGGGGTGCCTGGTTCTTCCCTTGTTGCTTGCTGTGACTTGAAGCTAGAGATGTGCTGAAGTGTTCTGTTGATAAAAGTGTTTTCTTCACCTGCAGTTTGCTGTGATCGGAAGCTAGAGATGCGCTGGAGTGTTCTGTTGATAACAGTATTTTCGATTTCAGCAGCTAATGCTGGACTACTAGGTACAGAGTCCAACAAGGCTGATAGAGCCGCATTGAACCATGATTGTGAAGCTGTGGAGCTCTGGTTATTTACCTCATTTGCTGCATGAATATTCATAGTGCCTGCTAAGGGGTAATGGGCCACATCAGATATCGGAAGAAATTGAGTTTCGAATGATCACACAAAAATGTTTAAAAATATATAAGAAATAATTAGGCACCTGATGCATGCGAGGATAAGACTACATGATCATGCTTCATATGGCTCCGCACATTAAGAGCAGCCTGATTATGTGTCCTTACTTCTGTTGTATATTGATATCTCTGGTTCTGAATTCCACTGTTACCAATATCAAAAAATTGATTTTCAGCTACCAATCCAACTGTGTCAAATGGCCCAGGCAGAAATGAAGGAGCATCACAGTATTCCAAATTGTCAAACATCCCATTTGTTGCAGAGATCAAGTACTCAGTTGTCGTACAATCTGCATTCTGACCTACATCATCCAGatcaaagaaatcattgatttcaAGGAACTCCTCATCAGCATCCTGACTGTGGTAACTGATCAAACCTGACACAGAATGTGCCACACTGGTCCCTTCAGAAGAATTTGTTTCTCCGCTAAATGGCAAATTGGTTACATTAGACTGTGGAAATTGACTACTCGGCTCAGTCCGTGGTTCACAAAATGCACTTTCCTGAACTATACAAGAAAGATTACCAACCGGAGCACCATGAGATTCATGTAAATCCCCAATGCCAGCCTGCACAAGTCAATAACATGTCTTAATGAATAGGAAACATAGAGTAAAATACTATATTCATATTACAAGATGTAGCTCTGTCATGCAAGGTAAGAAACACACTCTGACATGTGCGCAAGACAACAGAAATTATTATGCATCTTAAAGGTTTAAACTGAAGCAATTCTACATAAGCAGTATAAGCATGACGCTGCAATACGTTGTGATTTCTAATCATCTAAAGGATGGCCTGATATGATGAATAACTTACAGTCGTATACACAGCAAAACAAACCTGATTGAAATTATGATGTGGAATCGGTGCAGAGAGATCTGATTGGGGTTCAACCATGTCCTGGTCGTTGGCTATTTGCAGCAGAAGCCCTTCAAGATCCCCAAGTGGAAGTTCTGTGTCAATACATTCTGCTGTTACAACAGCACCACTGCTGGCAGTAGGATCCCCAGCACAAACTTCATGTCCCCCGTCAGCATCATGCCAAGCCTGACGATCTTCGCACTGGAACTGCAGTTCTGGAACTGATGTTGATAAATCCGAGAACAATTCAGCGTTTTGCTGATCATCAGATATTTGCATCAGAAGCTGCTCAATATCCCCAAGAGGGAGATCAGTGCAGGTGTTCTCTGCTACAACCACAGCACCATTGCTAATGGAAGCATCCACAACCTCAGCCTTGTCACCCCCCTCACTGAGCCAACCCTGACCTTGACCATGGGAAGAAGTAGGCTGTGCTTCACTAAACTCCTGATCATTTCCAAAATTTGACAGGAGTTCATCAAGATCCTCAATTGGAAGCTCACGGTCAGTAATTGCATGCTCCTCCACTGTACATGGTGGATTATTGGTGTTAGGAACAGAATTAGCGGCAGCATCCGCAGTCACTCCCTCATCGTCGTCATCCAACCAATCCTCCTCCCTAAAGGGAGCACCGTACTGTTCGCCGTTCTTGGGCCCGGCCCCGCTCTTCTGGAAGAGCTTGTACAGCGCGTAGGACTCCCTCCCCTGCGCGGCCGGCGGGAGCGCGTCGGCGAGTAGGGTATACTCGTGCATGACCCAGTCCGTGCGCTCCCCGCGCGGGGCCCGGCCGTGGTGGTACACCAGCGTCTTCTTGTTGCCCACCGcccggccgccgccgcagaTGAAGCGGTCCTTCCCCGTGGCCTTCCAGTATCCGTCGCCAGTGGTGCGGCTGGCGCGCGAGCCGTTGGGGTACTTGCGGTCCATCCGgctgaagaagaaccactgccTGTCCCCCGTCTGCAGCGCCGACCTCTCTGCAGTGCAGCACCGATAAATAACTCGAGGTCAAGAGGCCGCCGGAGGGATTGCAAGAAGCGATCGATCGGGGGTGAGGGGTGGGGGAAAGAAGGAGGACGCGTACCGGGGAGGTGGGAAGGGTGTGACTTGTACACTTCGACGTCGGCGACGTAGGGAGAGGGGCGGCCGGAGACGATCCGGCGCTTGAGGAAGTAGAGAACAAGCTcctcgtcggtggggctgaAGCGGAAGCCCGGCGGCcaccggcgcggcggcggggtcTCCATCTCGCCGGATGATGGTTGGTGCTGGAGGCGTGTCGTCTGCCGGGTCAACCCGATGTGCTCCGGCTACTTAAGCTAAGAGAGCGCTCAATCTCTGCGGGGCCCGCGGTTCTACGCGGCTTCCTGGTAACTTCGCGCTTCTTTTGACGGCCCCAAGGCCCGTTGGGCTGAATACATGGTCCACGCACAGTGAGTACTGTACACAGCAAGGCCATAGTAGCTGAGCAACGAGTCCACGGTCACTTGGTCCCACCGTTCAGTGACAAAACACAGATCGAGGCTAAAGTTAACAAGACCAGTAGTACAAAATAAACCTTTAATCATTGCAAAGGAAACTAACAGTAGGCATAGAGTCCACGCCGGGGGAAAAAaggttgaaaaaaaaaaagaaacatcagTGCAGTAGAGCACGGTGAATCGGTGATGTGTGATCAGACATTCCAGTCATCAGAGTCAAAAGTTGCAGAAAAAAGGAGACGGTCGAATTTCACGATACATGCTGTTGTTTACAGATGGTCGATGGGCTAAAACAATTAGGCACCCATAACACATGAAACAAATAGAGGAGGTGATAGTTCATTTACAACAATATCTGACCCGTTGCCAGCAGCAGAGCAAGCCAACCTGCAGCCAACCGAGAACGAACACACAACACAAGTCTGTCGTCGCATGCTTAATTGATTGATTACACGactgaagaaaagaaaagatgcAATGGGTACCCAGCTGCTACATCACGCTACTGCTACTAATGTTATAAACACGACAATGAGGACCATGACCATGCTCCATGCCATCTGCTACAGAAGCAATATTATTGCACAAAATGACGATCCACCCAAAACAGAGCTGCCGCACTCAAATGGGGTCCCTCTACGCGCCAGGTGCAGCGATAGGCATTGCCGCATTGGGAAGAAGATGAAGGAGCAACCGTCAAACCAAGGGGCCTCCACCGCTCCATCCATGTATGGAATCTAAACAGAAACAAGGGTGGCTTTCAGTCTAAATGTTTGACTTTAACAGCAATGTTACAACAAGACTACAATACTTCATGTGTCTTTACATTTTCAGTAAGAAACAACAAACATGGAACCCCCAAACTCAAATTCTACTTGTGTGCAAGGTAAGAGTGATGTTATGCCATCGTAGTCCAAGGCTGAAGTTAGACCTTTTTTTATAAGGGCTGAAGTTAGACTTGAGTGCATGTGACCAGTGCAATAGTTGGTTGTCCTCATTGGGTACATAAAAAATTCTTTTGCAAGGCTCGCAGCACCAGTCATTAGATCTGGTGATGGATAAAGCAATAATTGACCTGGAGTAAGTTTCTTGGTGgtgcggcgcctcttctttatAGCTTCAGCATCCTCTGCACACAAAATGAAACATTACAGAACAGTTGCCAAATTCAGGCATTAGCAACAGAATCACGTTAGCATTGTACCAGTGATAGATGATCTGGTGTATAGAACAACTCAACGTAAACTTGTGCAGTGCCACTCATTTCGTGAAAAAAATAGCAACACTAACAACTAAAACTAGTTACCGAACCAAACTATTTAGCTTTTCACAGTTCATTGGAAGTGCAGTTAGAGTTGTAAACTTGTTATACTATAACAAAAAATTGGTGATAATTCAGTGCAAACAGGTAAGTGTAATAACTAAAACAAATATTCTCAGCTGAGTAAATCCCATACCTTGTGCTGCTTCATGTACATGGCTGTCCATGAGAGCTTGGCTGGCTTCAGGCAGTTGTGCAAGTAGCATTTGCACTTCGATTTCGAAACAAGGAACACCTGAAAAGTTCAGAGAAAAAATAGGGTTAGACGCTGTATTCAATTCCCATCATTTTTTCAAGAATTCACTATGTCAGCAAATCACCTGTGAATCTGCACGGGTAAATCTGGCACCCATCTGGCACGGATAGATCTTAGCTCCACCGAAACAGCACAGCTCTGTTCTGCAGTAGAGAACTTCTGGTGCATAAGGAAATATCAATATCTCCATCCATCATATATGAATGAAGAacaacacacacaaaaaaactaTATTTCAGTTACCATATCATGTTCACACCTGCTTTTGTTTCAAGAGAAAACAATGGTCACAGCATCTTCAGAAAATAGAATAAAGAAAGAAATTGTTTGTCACCATCACTTGCCACTTAGAGCTGACTGAGAAAAGATTTATCCTATTACTGTACAATGCCACTTCTTCCAACTAGTCTCTCAAAATTTTCATCCTGGAGTTCCTTCCTCACAACTGAAACATTGGTCCAGTGACCAGCATCAGCATAAATGTTAGACAAAGCTACTTTGGATGCGCCATGGGTTTGGTCGAGCTTTGCTAATTCTTCAGCAGCTTTCTCTCCTAATGCGATATTTCCTTGTGCCCTTGCTGCTGAAAGGATGCTGCCCCAAATTACAACATCTGCTTTCATGGGCATCATTGAAACAAGTTGTTCAGCCTCTTCCAAGTACCCAGCTCGACCAAGGAGATCAACCATGCAACCATAGTGCTTAATTGTTGGCTGGATCCCATATTCCCTCGTCATG encodes:
- the LOC8054748 gene encoding pectinesterase/pectinesterase inhibitor PPE8B, whose amino-acid sequence is MATVPVDVVVAADGSGDYSSVSAAIAAAPLKSNKRHVIHIKKGLYKEFVILGEDAWNVTLIGDGMDATVISGSRCCADGFHTPQTAVLTVLGRGFIARDLRVENTAGPRKELGQAVALLSNSDQSVVFRCALRGYQDTLYAELGRQFYRECKISGTVDFIFGDAAAVFQNCDILARLPIQGQQNTLTAEGRDKPDSNGGFCFQSCTVAADDDLAKASGVETYLGRPWKAYSRVIFMKSTISNVRHAKGWLPWEHAAPPDTIYYAEYDNDGPGAAVGGRVKWSGFHTIQDAAEAINFTVEKFINGNDWLPGTGVDYKPGL
- the LOC8054749 gene encoding NAC domain-containing protein 82 isoform X2 → METPPPRRWPPGFRFSPTDEELVLYFLKRRIVSGRPSPYVADVEVYKSHPSHLPERSALQTGDRQWFFFSRMDRKYPNGSRASRTTGDGYWKATGKDRFICGGGRAVGNKKTLVYHHGRAPRGERTDWVMHEYTLLADALPPAAQGRESYALYKLFQKSGAGPKNGEQYGAPFREEDWLDDDDEGVTADAAANSVPNTNNPPCTVEEHAITDRELPIEDLDELLSNFGNDQEFSEAQPTSSHGQGQGWLSEGGDKAEVVDASISNGAVVVAENTCTDLPLGDIEQLLMQISDDQQNAELFSDLSTSVPELQFQCEDRQAWHDADGGHEVCAGDPTASSGAVVTAECIDTELPLGDLEGLLLQIANDQDMVEPQSDLSAPIPHHNFNQAGIGDLHESHGAPVGNLSCIVQESAFCEPRTEPSSQFPQSNVTNLPFSGETNSSEGTSVAHSVSGLISYHSQDADEEFLEINDFFDLDDVGQNADCTTTEYLISATNGMFDNLEYCDAPSFLPGPFDTVGLVAENQFFDIGNSGIQNQRYQYTTEVRTHNQAALNVRSHMKHDHVVLSSHASGTMNIHAANEVNNQSSTASQSWFNAALSALLDSVPSSPALAAEIENTVINRTLQRISSFRSQQTAGEENTFINRTLQHISSFKSQQATREEPGTPSIQVTRGSRLMLISLLVILASIIWTFTSGSALNFCKGFWKSSST
- the LOC8054749 gene encoding NAC domain-containing protein 82 isoform X1, giving the protein METPPPRRWPPGFRFSPTDEELVLYFLKRRIVSGRPSPYVADVEVYKSHPSHLPERSALQTGDRQWFFFSRMDRKYPNGSRASRTTGDGYWKATGKDRFICGGGRAVGNKKTLVYHHGRAPRGERTDWVMHEYTLLADALPPAAQGRESYALYKLFQKSGAGPKNGEQYGAPFREEDWLDDDDEGVTADAAANSVPNTNNPPCTVEEHAITDRELPIEDLDELLSNFGNDQEFSEAQPTSSHGQGQGWLSEGGDKAEVVDASISNGAVVVAENTCTDLPLGDIEQLLMQISDDQQNAELFSDLSTSVPELQFQCEDRQAWHDADGGHEVCAGDPTASSGAVVTAECIDTELPLGDLEGLLLQIANDQDMVEPQSDLSAPIPHHNFNQAGIGDLHESHGAPVGNLSCIVQESAFCEPRTEPSSQFPQSNVTNLPFSGETNSSEGTSVAHSVSGLISYHSQDADEEFLEINDFFDLDDVGQNADCTTTEYLISATNGMFDNLEYCDAPSFLPGPFDTVGLVAENQFFDIGNSGIQNQRYQYTTEVRTHNQAALNVRSHMKHDHVVLSSHASAGTMNIHAANEVNNQSSTASQSWFNAALSALLDSVPSSPALAAEIENTVINRTLQRISSFRSQQTAGEENTFINRTLQHISSFKSQQATREEPGTPSIQVTRGSRLMLISLLVILASIIWTFTSGSALNFCKGFWKSSST